The following proteins are co-located in the Vigna angularis cultivar LongXiaoDou No.4 chromosome 2, ASM1680809v1, whole genome shotgun sequence genome:
- the LOC108327737 gene encoding NAC domain-containing protein 87: MEEPIVLNKGEEPLDLPPGFRFHPTDEEIITHYLTEKVKDSSFSAIAIGEADLNKCEPWDLPKRAKIGEKEWYFFCQKDRKYPTGMRTNRATESGYWKATGKDKEIYKGKGNLVGMKKTLVFYRGRAPKGEKTNWVMHEFRLEGKFASYNLPKAAKDEWVVSRVFHKNTDVKKSSIPGLLRINSIGDDLLDYSSLPPLMDPPYGNTNTTNPLSSTKSQSEGYYLPSFSINNHHQLLIKPEDHHRSYEIPTISYTSNQANLSNTVNPIGSNALSQPSNMFSDYYVHQNRIRSSIMPSIEGSGFGTNHDQAILRAFAAKNNEHLGGILEKQCKMEQFSSNHSQDTGLSNDRNTETSSVVSKQDNMGRNRTLYEDLEGPSSVAPLSDLECLQWDDY, translated from the exons ATGGAGGAGCCTATTGTGTTGAACAAAGGTGAGGAGCCTCTAGATTTGCCTCCAGGTTTCAGGTTTCACCCCACTGATGAGGAGATAATTACTCATTATCTCACTGAGAAGGTGAAGGATAGTAGTTTCAGTGCAATTGCTATTGGAGAGGCTGATTTGAATAAGTGCGAACCTTGGGATTTGCCCA AGAGAGCCAAGATAGGGGAGAAAGAGTGGTACTTCTTCTGCCAAAAGGATAGAAAGTATCCAACTGGTATGAGAACCAATAGAGCAACAGAATCTGGGTACTGGAAGGCCACTGGAAAAGATAAGGAGATTTACAAAGGGAAAGGCAACCTTGTTGGGATGAAGAAGACCCTTGTGTTCTATAGAGGGAGAGCTCCAAAGGGTGAGAAGACCAATTGGGTCATGCATGAATTCAGATTGGAGGGCAAATTTGCAAGTTACAATCTTCCTAAGGCAGCAAAG GACGAATGGGTTGTGTCAAGGGTTTTTCACAAGAACACAGATGTCAAAAAGTCCTCAATTCCTGGCCTTCTGAGGATAAACTCTATTGGGGATGATCTTCTTGATTATTCTTCACTTCCACCTCTCATGGATCCTCCTTATGGCAACACCAACACCACTAACCCACTTTCATCAACTAAATCACAATCGGAGGGCTATTATCTTCCCAGTTTCTCCATCAACAACCATCACCAGCTTCTCATCAAGCCAGAAGACCACCACAGAAGCTATGAGATTCCCACAATCAGTTACACCTCCAACCAAGCCAATCTCAGCAACACCGTTAACCCAATTGGAAGCAACGCACTCTCACAACCTTCAAACATGTTCTCTGATTACTACGTGCACCAAAACAGGATCAGAAGTTCCATCATGCCGAGTATTGAAGGCTCAGGTTTCGGTACCAACCACGATCAAGCTATCCTTAGAGCATTTGCAGCCAAGAACAACGAGCATTTGGGTGGAATCTTGGAGAAACAGTGCAAGATGGAACAATTCTCCTCTAACCACTCACAAGACACAGGCTTAAGCAACGACAGAAACACGGAAACATCCTCGGTGGTTTCGAAGCAGGACAACATGGGAAGAAATCGGACATTGTACGAGGATCTTGAAGGTCCTTCTTCAGTTGCACCTCTCTCAGATTTGGAATGCTTGCAGTGGGATGACtactga
- the LOC108329460 gene encoding U11/U12 small nuclear ribonucleoprotein 65 kDa protein, with product MAYDSSPHGRVHQFVLEGTESKPLDAESAEPVTLLIKHLPEAIPHDTLSLIFANFGAFSARPCSSSRMKNCAFADFKNEMVASQAQRQLHGLRFLGKVLSAERASKLTGNGENSGGDQLGKDSKTSMLKNANVGKPVDGDTKSRGLPLPEPIADRLGVNYPFPPHLEYAYPPPDGNILTNIVNALIAVPRFYTQVLHLMNKMNIPAPFRMALPTPPLPPEVPAPPPPTVTINPQSAYLSSGESEMESSDEECDASTKKSGQKRARREAIVGPAIDKGVAHESVGVKPATLVPKEIPVIKKNHVLKINIVPKATLNKHRDDETTQELQEPEKDVPDPSKFLTPDELEKGKLPPEEILSLPMFKNYTAGNPAPVLYVKNLAKDVIVDDFYYIFGSLFESVEAAKSGLQVKLMQEGRMRGQAFLTFPSVELAHLALNRVNGYVLKGKPMIIQFGRNPAAAKT from the exons ATGGCTTACGATTCTTCCCCTCATGGCCGTGTGCATCAGTTTGTGTTGGAGGGCACAGAATCAAAGCCTTTGGACGCGGAATCGGCAGAACCGGTGACCCTTTTGATTAAGCACCTTCCAGAAGCCATTCCTCATGACACCCTTTCTCTAATCTTCGCAAATTTCGGTGCTTTCTCGGCGCGCCCTTGCTCTAGTTCCAG GATGAAAAATTGTGCTTTTGCGGATTTCAAAAATGAGATGGTGGCATCTCAAGCACAACGTCAACTACATGG GTTGAGATTTCTTGGCAAAGTCTTGTCAGCAGAGAGAGCGAGTAAGCTAACTGGTAATGGTGAAAATAGTGGCGGTGATCAGTTGGGTAAGGACTCTAAAACATCAATGCTGAAGAATGCAAATGTAGGCAAACCTGTTGATGGAGATACAAAATCAAGAGGCCTCCCTCTTCCTGAGCCAATTGCTGATAGACTTGGTGTCAATTATCCTTTTCCTCCTCATCTTGA GTATGCTTACCCTCCACCTGATGgaaatatattaacaaatattgtGAATGCTCTAATTGCTGTTCCGCGCTTTTACACACAG GTTCTACACTTGATGAACAAAATGAACATCCCTGCTCCATTTCGTATGGCACTGCCCACACCTCCATTACCTCCAGAGGTACCAGCACCACCTCCTCCTACTGTAACTATTAATCCTCAGTCTGCATATCTGTCCAGTGGTGAATCAGAGATGGAATCATCCGATGAG GAGTGTGACGCAAGCACAAAAAAGTCTGGACAAAAGCGTGCCAGGCGTGAGGCCATTGTTGGCCCTGCTATTGATAAAGGTGTGGCTCATGAGTCTGTTGGAGTAAAACCAGCCACCTTGGTCCCAAAAGAAATCCCTGTGATAAAAAAGAACCATGTGTTAAAG ATAAACATTGTCCCCAAAGCAACACTAAATAAACATAGAGATGATGAGACAACACAAGAGTTGCAAGAGCCAGAAAAAGATGTTCCAGATCCTAGCAAATTTTTGACTCCAGATGAATTAGAGAAAGGAAAGTTGCCTCCTGAGGAAATCTTATCCCTTCCAATGTTTAAG AACTATACAGCTGGAAATCCTGCTCCTGTGTTGTATGTTAAGAATTTGGCAAAAGatgtgattgttgatgatttctattatatatttg GGTCCTTATTTGAAAGTGTTGAGGCTGCTAAGTCTGGTCTTCAAGTCAAACTAATGCAG GAAGGACGAATGAGGGGTCAAGCATTTCTGACATTCCCCTCTGTTGAATTGGCTCATCTTGCTCTG AATCGGGTGAATGGATATGTATTAAAAGGAAAGCCAATGATTATACAGTTTGGTCGGAATCCCGCTGCTGCTAAGACTTGA